In Actinoplanes sp. NBC_00393, a single genomic region encodes these proteins:
- a CDS encoding IS256 family transposase has protein sequence MTMMTEAVDTSAVAKKKDPAALSGSVDAELVGRLVEQARAAGLQLTGEGGLLQQLTKRVIEAAMDGEITDHLGYEKHDPAGKDGGNSRNGSRAKTVLTDVGPVEIVVPRDRDGSFEPQIVKKRQRRLTGVEDMVLSLSAKGLTTGEISAHLAEVYGAEVSRQTISTITDKVMDGMAEWQNRPLDRVYPVVFLDAINVKIRDGKVANRPIYVALAVTAEGTRDILGLWAGDGGEGAKFWFSVCTELKNRGVEDVLMAVCDGLTGLPDAINTVWPQTVVQTCVVHLLRNSFKYAGRQHWDAIAKALKPVYTAPTEQAAEQRFLEFAEVWGERYPAIVRLWENAWAEFVPFLAFDAEIRKVVCSTNAIESVNARIRRAVRARGHFPNEQAALKCVYLAVMALDPTGTGQRRWTMRWKPALNAFDLAFEGRLTAGRN, from the coding sequence ATGACCATGATGACGGAGGCCGTGGATACTTCCGCGGTGGCCAAGAAGAAGGACCCGGCAGCCTTGTCTGGGAGTGTCGATGCCGAACTGGTCGGCCGGCTCGTGGAGCAGGCTCGTGCCGCGGGCCTGCAGCTGACCGGTGAGGGTGGTCTGCTGCAGCAGCTGACCAAGCGGGTGATCGAGGCGGCGATGGACGGTGAGATCACCGACCACCTCGGCTATGAGAAGCACGATCCGGCCGGCAAGGACGGCGGGAACTCCCGCAACGGGTCGAGGGCGAAGACGGTGCTCACTGATGTCGGCCCGGTCGAGATCGTCGTGCCGCGGGACCGGGACGGCTCGTTCGAGCCGCAGATCGTCAAGAAGCGGCAGCGCCGGCTGACCGGGGTCGAGGACATGGTCCTGTCGCTGTCGGCGAAGGGCCTGACCACCGGGGAGATCAGCGCTCACCTGGCCGAAGTCTATGGCGCCGAGGTGTCGCGGCAGACGATCTCCACGATCACCGACAAGGTGATGGACGGCATGGCTGAGTGGCAGAACCGGCCCCTGGACCGTGTCTATCCGGTCGTGTTCCTCGACGCGATCAACGTCAAGATCCGCGACGGGAAGGTCGCCAACCGGCCGATCTACGTCGCTTTGGCGGTCACCGCCGAGGGCACCCGCGACATCCTCGGGCTGTGGGCCGGCGACGGCGGCGAGGGCGCCAAGTTCTGGTTCAGCGTGTGCACCGAGCTCAAGAACCGCGGCGTCGAGGACGTGCTGATGGCCGTCTGCGACGGCCTCACCGGCCTGCCTGACGCGATCAACACCGTGTGGCCGCAGACGGTGGTCCAGACGTGTGTGGTTCACCTTCTGCGCAACTCGTTCAAATACGCCGGCCGGCAGCACTGGGACGCCATCGCGAAGGCGTTGAAGCCGGTCTACACCGCACCGACCGAGCAAGCCGCCGAGCAGCGGTTCCTGGAGTTCGCCGAGGTCTGGGGCGAGCGATACCCGGCGATCGTCCGGCTCTGGGAGAACGCCTGGGCCGAGTTCGTGCCGTTCCTGGCCTTCGACGCCGAGATCCGCAAGGTCGTCTGCTCGACCAACGCGATCGAGAGCGTGAACGCCCGGATCCGCCGGGCCGTGCGGGCCCGCGGGCACTTCCCGAACGAGCAGGCTGCCCTGAAATGCGTCTACCTCGCCGTGATGGCCCTGGACCCGACCGGCACCGGCCAGCGCCGCTGGACTATGCGCTGGAAACCCGCCCTCAACGCCTTCGACCTCGCCTTCGAAGGACGCCTCACCGCAGGCCGTAACTGA
- a CDS encoding maleylpyruvate isomerase family mycothiol-dependent enzyme, producing the protein MSTLAGRTVVALRSEHDSLATLAPTLSGDQLTGPSGASAWTVADVLSHLGSGAEITLAGFRAAVGEAEAPGPDFNQSVWDRWNATSPQDQATGAVASDDALVAALESVPAERHDDLQIRTFLPEPVSFASFAALRLSEVALHTWDVRAGLDPAATVAGDSADVLAEHLAGGLGFLLGFIAKPKEVAEFAVVEISGTPYRIVIDDSVRLTTEAVPATATFSGSLEAALRLLYGRLTAEHTPADIEVTGNVTLDELRAVFPGF; encoded by the coding sequence ATGAGCACCCTTGCCGGCCGCACCGTCGTGGCCCTGCGCAGCGAGCACGACAGCCTCGCGACTCTCGCTCCCACGCTGTCCGGCGACCAGCTGACCGGCCCGTCCGGCGCGTCCGCCTGGACGGTCGCCGACGTTCTCTCGCACCTGGGCAGCGGTGCCGAGATCACGCTCGCCGGTTTTCGGGCGGCAGTCGGTGAAGCGGAGGCACCCGGCCCGGACTTCAACCAGAGTGTGTGGGACCGGTGGAACGCCACGAGCCCGCAAGATCAGGCCACGGGCGCGGTCGCGTCGGACGACGCGCTCGTCGCGGCCCTCGAATCCGTACCGGCGGAGCGCCACGACGACCTCCAGATCCGGACGTTCCTGCCCGAGCCGGTCTCGTTCGCGTCGTTTGCGGCGCTGCGGCTCAGCGAGGTCGCTCTGCACACCTGGGACGTACGCGCCGGCCTCGACCCGGCGGCGACCGTCGCCGGCGACTCGGCTGACGTGCTTGCCGAGCATCTCGCCGGCGGCCTCGGGTTCCTGCTCGGCTTCATCGCCAAACCGAAGGAGGTAGCCGAGTTCGCCGTGGTCGAGATCAGCGGTACGCCGTACCGGATCGTCATCGACGATTCGGTTCGATTGACGACCGAGGCCGTGCCCGCCACCGCGACGTTCAGCGGCTCGCTGGAGGCGGCGCTCCGGCTGCTCTACGGTCGGCTCACCGCGGAACACACTCCCGCCGACATCGAGGTGACCGGAAACGTCACGCTCGACGAGCTGCGTGCGGTGTTCCCGGGCTTCTGA
- a CDS encoding helix-turn-helix domain-containing protein encodes MEYVSRVPRPPLDGLIDDLYYLEGAPPYARLLLPPTPGALLIVNLEAPFRIRAGTDVETAEYADGCVITVPTRAFAFSYPPRTRSVGVHFKAWGPVPFLPMPAAELCDRPVTLEQVWGRPAVAELRDRLATAPGPHEMLTLLEQELMRRLRETPGLGLVCHTSSVIAATSGAVAIGDLCVATGVSSTHLAQRFKQLVGVTPKRLARTQRFAATLLAIDFAEPIDWGDVAAGAGYFDQAHFGHEFRAFTGLTPTRYAEVRRRFLREHPGHTLDSWPLPAD; translated from the coding sequence GTGGAGTACGTCTCCCGAGTGCCGCGACCGCCGCTGGACGGGCTGATCGACGACCTCTACTACCTGGAGGGCGCGCCGCCGTACGCCCGGCTGCTGCTGCCGCCGACACCGGGTGCGTTGCTCATCGTCAACCTCGAGGCACCGTTCCGCATCCGCGCCGGCACCGACGTCGAGACAGCCGAGTACGCCGACGGCTGCGTGATCACCGTACCCACCCGCGCGTTCGCATTCAGCTACCCGCCCCGGACCCGGTCCGTCGGCGTGCATTTCAAGGCGTGGGGGCCGGTGCCGTTCCTGCCGATGCCCGCCGCCGAGCTGTGTGACCGGCCGGTGACGCTCGAGCAGGTGTGGGGCCGGCCAGCCGTCGCCGAGCTGCGGGACCGGCTGGCCACGGCGCCCGGACCGCACGAGATGCTGACGCTGCTCGAGCAGGAGCTCATGCGACGGCTGCGCGAGACCCCCGGCCTCGGGCTGGTCTGCCACACGAGCAGCGTCATCGCGGCGACCAGCGGGGCGGTGGCGATCGGCGACCTTTGCGTGGCAACCGGTGTCAGCAGCACCCATCTGGCACAGCGGTTCAAACAGCTCGTCGGCGTCACACCGAAACGGCTGGCCCGCACCCAGCGCTTCGCCGCCACCCTGCTCGCGATCGACTTCGCCGAACCGATCGACTGGGGCGACGTCGCCGCCGGCGCCGGCTACTTCGACCAGGCCCACTTCGGCCATGAGTTCCGGGCGTTCACCGGGCTCACGCCGACCCGGTACGCCGAAGTCCGGCGGCGGTTCCTGCGCGAACATCCCGGCCACACGCTGGACAGCTGGCCGCTGCCGGCCGATTGA
- a CDS encoding MFS transporter translates to MRRRTSITLLAVGHACVDVYQGAVAALVPLFVAERAYTYAAVSGIVLAASLLSSVAQPVFGVLTDRWAMPWLLPAGTLLGGAGIALSGLNGNYPLTLLFVALSGIGVAAYHPESARIAREAGEGSHTAMAWFSTGGNIGFALAPLAVAGIAVLGGLRWTPLLLVPALAGSAMALPVLRALARRSNSATGKAAPAGRDDIPSFLRLTFAVVFRSIAFVGLSTFLFLYAQQRMNGSPAAGTTALFLLYLGGIAGSLLGGAAANRWGRVTVSRWSYAITVPAIAGVLWVPGPALYLFVVLTSAGLYVPFALQITLGQDYLPSRVGTASGITLGLTVSVGGLASPAIGAVADATSLRTALTPLIVMPALSWLMFRTLRETHLATRDQRQQRLPTGPGLRGGVDGVPTGGPEPEQGEEHDRHTDREPARNRWTGRGPRKPTVQNERRS, encoded by the coding sequence GTGCGAAGAAGAACGTCCATCACGCTGCTCGCCGTCGGCCACGCCTGCGTCGACGTCTACCAGGGCGCCGTCGCCGCTCTGGTGCCGCTGTTCGTCGCCGAGCGCGCCTACACGTACGCCGCTGTGTCCGGCATCGTGCTCGCCGCGTCGCTGCTGTCCTCGGTCGCGCAGCCGGTGTTCGGCGTCCTCACCGACCGCTGGGCCATGCCGTGGCTGCTGCCCGCCGGCACCCTGCTCGGTGGGGCCGGCATCGCGCTGAGCGGGCTGAACGGCAACTACCCGCTCACCCTGCTGTTCGTGGCGCTCTCCGGCATCGGCGTGGCCGCCTACCACCCCGAGTCCGCCCGGATCGCCCGCGAAGCCGGCGAAGGCAGCCACACCGCCATGGCGTGGTTCTCGACCGGCGGCAACATCGGTTTCGCCCTGGCGCCGCTGGCGGTCGCCGGCATCGCGGTCCTCGGCGGATTGAGGTGGACACCGCTGCTGCTCGTACCGGCGCTGGCCGGCTCCGCGATGGCACTGCCGGTGCTGCGCGCACTCGCCAGGCGCAGCAACAGCGCCACCGGGAAGGCCGCGCCGGCGGGACGCGACGACATCCCCTCGTTCCTGCGGCTGACCTTCGCGGTGGTGTTCCGGTCCATCGCCTTCGTCGGCCTCAGCACCTTCCTCTTTCTCTACGCTCAGCAGCGCATGAACGGCAGCCCGGCCGCAGGCACCACCGCACTGTTCCTGCTCTACCTCGGCGGCATCGCCGGTTCCCTGCTCGGCGGAGCCGCCGCGAACCGATGGGGCCGCGTCACAGTGTCCCGGTGGTCCTACGCGATCACTGTTCCGGCCATCGCCGGCGTGCTGTGGGTGCCCGGGCCCGCCTTGTACCTGTTCGTGGTGCTGACCTCCGCCGGCCTCTACGTGCCGTTCGCCCTGCAGATCACTCTCGGACAGGACTACCTGCCCAGCAGAGTCGGCACTGCCAGCGGCATCACCCTCGGTTTGACGGTCAGCGTCGGCGGGCTGGCCAGCCCTGCCATCGGGGCCGTGGCCGACGCGACCTCGCTGCGGACCGCGCTCACACCGCTGATCGTCATGCCGGCACTGAGCTGGCTGATGTTCCGCACGCTGCGCGAAACCCACCTCGCTACCCGGGATCAGCGCCAGCAGCGCCTGCCCACCGGTCCGGGTTTGCGTGGCGGTGTCGACGGCGTACCGACCGGTGGCCCAGAGCCCGAGCAGGGGGAGGAGCATGATCGCCATACCGATCGGGAACCGGCGAGGAACCGCTGGACCGGCCGCGGACCGCGCAAGCCGACAGTCCAGAACGAGCGGCGCTCGTAG
- a CDS encoding GNAT family N-acetyltransferase: MTDDPLLDRAQRLWVDLARAPVVFKDLSVDVAVSPRSLLCPAGWIGIVGLGNAVIAAVPDDDTAEIVQRALGALPATAVTDPAVVSRRLPATEVLGPATLAYCDVAGFRPAGSRAVQTIPAGDIEVGALLARVPDEDVDESGLAEITSPVFVLRAGLEVVAAAGYRRWPSSIAHVSVLTVPAERGRGCARVVATAAVTHALEVGLLPQWRARPQASRRVARALGFRELGWQLSMRLLPAGAPEGVDDL, translated from the coding sequence GTGACCGATGATCCTCTGCTGGACCGCGCTCAACGGCTCTGGGTCGACCTGGCCAGGGCACCGGTCGTCTTCAAGGACCTGTCCGTTGACGTGGCTGTCTCGCCGCGGTCGTTGCTGTGCCCGGCAGGTTGGATCGGCATCGTTGGTCTGGGAAACGCTGTGATCGCTGCGGTCCCTGACGATGACACCGCCGAGATCGTGCAGCGTGCCCTGGGCGCTCTCCCCGCGACCGCTGTGACCGACCCGGCCGTGGTCAGTCGCAGGCTGCCGGCCACCGAGGTTTTGGGACCTGCGACCTTGGCTTACTGCGATGTGGCCGGTTTCCGCCCCGCCGGGTCCCGCGCCGTCCAGACGATCCCGGCAGGCGATATCGAGGTGGGAGCTCTGCTGGCGCGGGTGCCGGATGAAGACGTCGACGAGTCGGGCTTGGCGGAGATCACGTCACCGGTGTTTGTACTGCGTGCCGGACTGGAGGTCGTGGCGGCAGCAGGCTATCGAAGGTGGCCCAGCAGCATCGCCCATGTCAGCGTGCTGACTGTGCCGGCCGAGCGCGGCCGTGGTTGTGCACGCGTGGTCGCCACCGCAGCCGTCACCCACGCGCTGGAGGTCGGCCTGCTGCCTCAGTGGCGGGCTCGCCCGCAAGCGTCACGTCGAGTGGCCCGGGCGCTCGGTTTCCGCGAGCTGGGCTGGCAGCTGAGTATGCGTCTCCTGCCGGCCGGCGCGCCCGAAGGCGTAGATGACCTTTGA
- a CDS encoding dihydrofolate reductase family protein, with product MGKVVMYSSVSVDGFIADENDQPGPLFDWLTSGDVALDDSGALKVSQVSYNHTRAYWDQIGVTIAGRHVFDITDGWDGKPPAGIDHVVVVTHRPAPEGWDPEAPFHFVDGVEAAVAKAQELAGDRLVEVAAGDVGGQALAAGLVDEVRMDVVPVVLGSGKRYFGSVHAQHLLEDPDVVIQGNRVLHLRYRVRR from the coding sequence GTGGGCAAGGTGGTCATGTACAGCTCGGTGTCGGTGGACGGCTTCATCGCGGACGAGAACGATCAGCCTGGTCCGCTGTTCGACTGGTTGACCAGCGGTGACGTCGCGTTGGACGACAGCGGTGCGCTGAAGGTGTCGCAGGTGTCCTACAACCACACCCGGGCGTACTGGGACCAGATCGGGGTGACGATCGCCGGCCGCCACGTCTTCGACATCACCGACGGCTGGGACGGCAAGCCTCCGGCCGGCATCGACCACGTGGTCGTCGTGACGCACCGGCCGGCCCCCGAGGGCTGGGACCCCGAGGCGCCCTTCCACTTCGTCGACGGCGTCGAAGCCGCCGTGGCCAAGGCGCAGGAGCTCGCGGGCGACCGCCTGGTCGAGGTCGCCGCCGGCGACGTCGGTGGCCAGGCGCTTGCCGCGGGCCTGGTCGACGAGGTACGCATGGACGTCGTACCCGTCGTGCTCGGGTCAGGTAAGCGCTACTTCGGGTCGGTCCACGCGCAGCACCTGTTGGAGGATCCTGACGTGGTGATTCAGGGCAACCGGGTGCTTCATCTGCGCTATCGGGTGCGCCGTTGA
- a CDS encoding TIGR03619 family F420-dependent LLM class oxidoreductase — MKFGLYGLHRDRNVEPGVLARRARLAEDAGFESLWVGDHIALPTGEGNPPRLEAMVALTYLAAVTSRVRLGVGLIVLPQRQPVLLAKQLTSLDVLSGGRLTVAVGAGYVEPELNAMGVSLAERGARTDEYLAAMRALWEAAPSFTGRFVSFSGVVQHPSPVQRPHPPIVVGGHSAAAYRRAVRQGSGWYGWGLDVDEIGQALHALAETARGEQRPAGLGELEITLTPPGPPDLDTARRYADVGVDRLIIELEGIDDDAVDGVIASVGETLVGRV, encoded by the coding sequence ATGAAGTTCGGGCTGTACGGGCTGCACCGCGACCGCAACGTCGAGCCCGGTGTCCTGGCCCGGCGAGCCAGGCTGGCCGAGGACGCCGGCTTCGAGTCGCTGTGGGTCGGTGACCACATCGCGCTTCCCACCGGGGAGGGCAACCCGCCGCGTCTGGAGGCCATGGTCGCGTTGACCTACCTCGCGGCCGTGACCAGCCGGGTCCGCCTCGGGGTCGGCCTGATCGTGCTCCCGCAGCGCCAGCCGGTGCTGCTGGCCAAACAGCTCACCTCGCTGGACGTGCTGTCCGGTGGCCGGCTGACCGTCGCCGTCGGGGCCGGCTATGTCGAGCCGGAGCTGAACGCGATGGGCGTCTCCCTCGCCGAGCGGGGCGCCCGGACCGACGAGTACCTGGCCGCGATGCGCGCGTTGTGGGAGGCGGCGCCGTCGTTCACCGGCCGGTTCGTGTCGTTCTCCGGCGTCGTGCAGCACCCGTCGCCGGTTCAGCGCCCGCATCCGCCGATCGTGGTCGGAGGTCACTCAGCCGCCGCGTACCGCCGGGCGGTCCGGCAGGGAAGCGGTTGGTACGGCTGGGGTCTTGATGTGGACGAGATCGGGCAGGCGCTGCACGCGTTGGCTGAGACTGCCCGCGGCGAGCAGCGCCCGGCCGGCCTCGGCGAGCTGGAGATCACCCTCACGCCGCCGGGACCGCCGGACCTCGACACCGCTCGCCGGTACGCCGACGTGGGTGTGGACCGGCTGATCATCGAGCTGGAAGGCATCGACGACGACGCGGTCGACGGCGTGATCGCCTCCGTCGGGGAGACGTTGGTCGGCCGAGTCTGA
- a CDS encoding endonuclease/exonuclease/phosphatase family protein produces MKRRIDDGRLRVATLNVWGTRGRWPERRSVLRAEFARLDADLISLQETIVAPERHTGAIVDQVREFLGPGYRLVHSSTRESDGQGITIASRWPVGQVAELDLHVTARTHDFACTALLVEVLVPEPIGRVWMVNHFPDYQVDHEHERTLQALVVGRAVEDALTERPGHVVLAGDLDAEPQADSIRFLTGHHAVEGTSVCYRDAWRSTHAAAVHPDGDTFSPDNPNCADWDWPYRRIDYVLVRCGAHGGPTLRITTCVRTFDEPQTTISDHYGLVADLALPTARRQVS; encoded by the coding sequence ATGAAGCGGCGAATAGATGACGGACGCTTGCGGGTCGCCACCCTGAACGTGTGGGGTACGCGGGGCCGCTGGCCGGAACGGCGCAGCGTCCTGCGAGCGGAGTTCGCGCGCCTCGACGCGGACCTGATCTCGCTGCAGGAGACGATCGTCGCTCCGGAACGGCATACGGGTGCGATCGTCGACCAGGTCCGGGAGTTTCTCGGACCCGGCTATCGTCTGGTGCATTCCTCGACCCGTGAGTCCGACGGTCAGGGCATCACGATCGCGAGCCGGTGGCCGGTCGGCCAGGTCGCCGAGCTGGACCTGCACGTCACGGCGCGCACGCACGACTTCGCCTGCACCGCGCTCCTGGTCGAAGTTCTCGTGCCGGAGCCGATAGGCCGCGTCTGGATGGTCAACCACTTCCCCGACTACCAGGTCGATCATGAACATGAGCGCACCCTCCAGGCGCTCGTGGTCGGCAGGGCCGTCGAGGACGCCCTCACCGAACGGCCCGGGCACGTGGTGCTCGCTGGAGACCTTGATGCCGAGCCGCAGGCCGACAGCATCCGCTTCCTCACGGGCCACCACGCGGTAGAAGGCACGAGCGTCTGCTACCGCGACGCCTGGAGGTCCACGCACGCAGCTGCCGTCCACCCGGACGGGGACACGTTCAGCCCCGACAATCCGAACTGCGCCGACTGGGACTGGCCGTACCGGCGGATCGACTACGTCCTCGTGCGATGCGGGGCGCACGGCGGGCCGACATTGCGCATCACGACCTGCGTCCGGACGTTCGACGAGCCGCAGACCACCATCAGCGATCACTACGGGCTCGTCGCCGATCTCGCGCTGCCCACCGCCCGCCGCCAGGTGTCGTAG
- a CDS encoding AraC family transcriptional regulator encodes MTEIRHAPVAPTRSQWLASGAEIDAHRHDDHQIVYAARGVLTVTTSAGSWVTPGNRAIWVPAGTVHAHRAYGELELHLVGLPAGSNPLDLETPTVLLVTPLLRELIMEYTRGHDGQGAERDRLRAVLLDQLRASPQQPLHVPTPTDPLLRAVCEILQADPGDTRTLVELGREVGASDRTLSRLFRRNLGMSYPQWRTQLRLHHALILLADKTPVTTVAHRCGWSSASAFIDVFRRTFGHTPGAHPTR; translated from the coding sequence ATGACGGAAATCCGCCACGCCCCGGTAGCTCCGACGCGCAGCCAGTGGCTGGCGTCCGGGGCGGAGATCGACGCCCACCGGCACGACGATCACCAGATCGTCTATGCGGCGCGCGGAGTTCTGACAGTCACGACCAGCGCGGGCTCCTGGGTCACGCCGGGCAACCGCGCCATCTGGGTGCCGGCGGGCACTGTTCACGCACATCGCGCGTACGGCGAACTGGAACTGCATCTCGTCGGACTGCCGGCCGGCAGCAACCCGCTCGACCTGGAGACACCGACCGTGCTGCTCGTCACCCCACTGCTGCGGGAGCTGATCATGGAGTACACCCGCGGTCACGATGGACAAGGGGCGGAACGGGACCGGCTGCGCGCGGTGCTGCTCGATCAGTTGCGGGCCTCCCCGCAGCAGCCGCTGCACGTGCCGACACCGACGGACCCGCTGCTGCGCGCCGTGTGCGAGATCCTGCAGGCCGACCCGGGCGACACTCGCACGCTCGTCGAACTCGGGCGCGAGGTCGGCGCCAGCGACCGGACCCTGTCCCGGCTGTTCCGTCGCAACCTGGGCATGAGCTACCCGCAGTGGCGTACGCAGCTGCGACTGCACCACGCACTGATCCTGCTCGCCGACAAGACACCGGTGACCACGGTCGCCCACCGGTGCGGCTGGTCGTCGGCGAGCGCGTTCATCGACGTGTTCCGCCGCACCTTCGGCCACACGCCCGGCGCCCATCCCACGCGATGA
- a CDS encoding class I SAM-dependent methyltransferase — protein sequence MTSSRDTIEAAFNQRATTYNSNSWHIRYAERLVELAAPAPGMRIMDAATGTGFAAIAAARAAGPTAHVLGVDIAEGMLTRARQSIASLPMTNIDLIKADATALPHLPGSSFDLILCSAGLLYLPIQTALREWRRLLKPGGLVGFSTMKEGFPTAARLFREHAGHYGLSLTDPATRLGTPTRCEQELRDAGFIPTDTVTETIRFSRTDLEYAWQAHTQGPHHDAIAALGPEQAETFRAGYTSALAELLSTNEDQVLNSKVIYAFGRAGRQETHTQLPAQLAETERPGHST from the coding sequence GTGACGAGCTCCCGCGACACGATCGAAGCAGCCTTCAATCAGCGGGCTACGACCTACAACAGCAACTCCTGGCATATCCGGTACGCCGAACGGCTCGTCGAGCTCGCCGCCCCCGCACCGGGCATGCGCATTATGGACGCCGCGACCGGAACGGGCTTCGCCGCCATCGCCGCCGCACGCGCCGCCGGCCCTACCGCGCACGTGCTCGGCGTGGATATCGCAGAGGGCATGCTCACCCGAGCACGACAATCGATCGCATCGCTGCCTATGACCAACATCGACCTCATCAAGGCCGACGCCACCGCCCTGCCTCACCTGCCCGGCAGCTCATTCGACTTGATTCTCTGCTCTGCCGGCCTGCTCTACCTACCTATCCAGACCGCCCTGCGCGAGTGGCGACGGCTGTTGAAGCCCGGTGGCCTGGTCGGGTTCTCCACCATGAAGGAGGGTTTCCCGACCGCGGCCCGGCTCTTCCGCGAGCATGCCGGCCACTACGGTTTGTCCCTCACCGATCCCGCCACCCGGCTCGGCACGCCGACCCGGTGCGAGCAAGAACTCCGCGACGCCGGGTTCATCCCCACCGACACCGTCACCGAGACCATCCGGTTCTCCCGCACAGACCTCGAATACGCCTGGCAGGCCCACACCCAGGGCCCGCACCACGACGCCATCGCCGCGCTCGGCCCCGAGCAGGCAGAAACGTTCCGCGCCGGTTACACCAGCGCCCTGGCAGAGCTCCTCAGCACCAACGAAGACCAGGTCCTCAACTCAAAGGTCATCTACGCCTTCGGGCGCGCCGGCCGGCAGGAGACGCATACTCAGCTGCCAGCCCAGCTCGCGGAAACCGAGCGCCCGGGCCACTCGACGTGA
- the nudC gene encoding NAD(+) diphosphatase produces the protein MQKSASARFLPLWRDRCLVTGIPPVPAVLPRAAVEETLATADVVVFLGLEGDAPVFAVDLSAMDESKAIELANADRASNVRAFVEDLMPAEAAALAYARGLLHWARHQRFCGTCGSRTEPQAGGHVRACGNAGCGRLWFPRIEPAVIMLVEAPDDPPRCLLARHRGAAPDGYSTLAGFVEIGESLEDAVRRELAEEVGVQVRSIQYVASQAWPFPAGIMLGFRAVADDDRAVVDGDEISEARWFTRSELAAHAEARGGLGRVDSIDRLLLRSWLDESPTQTSETG, from the coding sequence ATGCAGAAGTCGGCGAGCGCTCGGTTCCTGCCCCTGTGGCGCGACCGGTGCCTGGTCACCGGGATACCGCCGGTGCCGGCCGTCCTGCCTCGGGCCGCCGTCGAGGAGACTCTGGCGACGGCGGACGTCGTGGTGTTCCTCGGCCTGGAGGGTGACGCCCCGGTGTTCGCCGTCGACCTTTCCGCGATGGACGAGTCCAAGGCGATCGAGCTGGCGAACGCGGACCGTGCCAGCAACGTGCGGGCGTTCGTCGAGGACCTAATGCCGGCCGAGGCGGCAGCCCTGGCGTACGCCCGCGGGCTGCTGCACTGGGCGCGGCACCAGCGGTTCTGTGGAACGTGCGGCTCGCGGACCGAGCCACAGGCCGGCGGACACGTACGCGCCTGCGGTAACGCGGGCTGTGGCCGATTGTGGTTTCCCCGGATCGAGCCGGCCGTGATCATGCTGGTGGAAGCGCCTGACGACCCGCCGCGCTGCCTGCTTGCCAGGCACCGGGGTGCCGCGCCCGACGGCTACTCCACCCTTGCGGGGTTCGTGGAGATCGGCGAGAGCCTCGAGGACGCCGTACGCCGCGAGCTGGCGGAAGAGGTCGGGGTACAAGTCCGTTCGATACAGTACGTGGCCTCGCAGGCATGGCCCTTTCCTGCCGGGATCATGCTCGGCTTCCGGGCCGTCGCCGACGACGACCGAGCCGTGGTGGACGGCGACGAGATCTCGGAGGCACGGTGGTTCACCAGATCGGAGTTGGCCGCGCACGCGGAGGCTCGGGGCGGGCTGGGCCGCGTCGACTCAATCGATCGCTTGCTGTTGCGCTCGTGGCTCGACGAGTCACCCACGCAGACGAGCGAGACGGGATGA